One part of the Actinomyces howellii genome encodes these proteins:
- a CDS encoding ABC transporter ATP-binding protein, protein MRRRLLASHRTEGAVAVGRCGDLAGTTSCDRAACTPVALEADGVHLRRGRVVALGAVSLHVSPGETVGVVGPNGSGKSSLLRVMGGLTAPSRGRALVAGQDLRTMADRERARLVASVSQEEHTELPFTAREVLLLARAAGLSGWRPYRDEDHAAVEGLAADWELTGLLERSLCEMSGGERKRVLLARAFAQRSGAVILDEPTNHLDLRHQHGLLARLADSPVTALLALHDLDLAAAYCDRVVLMERGRVVSQGRPEEVLTARSVELVYGVPARRADVEGRVRLLVGR, encoded by the coding sequence GTGAGACGTCGTCTGCTGGCCTCGCACAGGACCGAGGGAGCGGTTGCCGTCGGACGGTGCGGGGACCTCGCGGGTACCACGTCGTGCGACCGCGCCGCCTGCACGCCGGTGGCCCTGGAGGCCGACGGGGTGCACCTGCGGCGCGGTCGGGTCGTGGCGCTGGGGGCGGTGAGCCTGCACGTGAGCCCTGGGGAGACAGTCGGGGTCGTAGGCCCCAACGGCTCGGGCAAGTCCAGCCTCCTGCGCGTCATGGGGGGCCTGACCGCACCGAGCCGCGGACGCGCCCTGGTGGCGGGGCAGGACCTGCGCACCATGGCGGACCGGGAGCGTGCTCGGCTCGTGGCATCCGTGTCCCAGGAGGAGCACACCGAGCTGCCCTTCACGGCGCGCGAGGTGCTTCTGCTGGCACGGGCGGCGGGCCTGAGCGGCTGGCGCCCCTACCGCGACGAGGACCACGCGGCGGTCGAGGGGCTGGCGGCCGACTGGGAGCTGACCGGCCTGCTCGAGCGCAGCCTGTGCGAGATGTCCGGTGGGGAGCGCAAGCGGGTCCTGCTGGCCCGAGCCTTCGCGCAACGCAGCGGGGCCGTCATCCTCGATGAGCCGACCAACCACCTGGACCTGCGTCACCAGCACGGGCTGCTCGCACGCCTGGCGGACTCGCCCGTCACGGCGCTCCTGGCGCTCCACGACCTCGACCTCGCCGCGGCCTACTGCGACAGGGTCGTGCTCATGGAACGCGGGCGGGTCGTGTCTCAGGGCAGGCCCGAGGAGGTGCTCACGGCCCGGTCCGTCGAGCTCGTCTACGGCGTGCCTGCGCGCCGGGCCGACGTCGAGGGCAGGGTCCGTCTCCTCGTCGGGCGCTGA
- a CDS encoding ABC transporter substrate-binding protein yields MTLTPLTPTTSMRPVALLGAAALALGLTACSPGREPGTATSGYPVSVQDCGGDVTVPDQPSRILTVGTAAVELLDAAGASDRITARSGEFGAPLPEGLSHPPSDSLIINPADPTTEEILAADPDMVLGYGLFQADAEQLRAAGITVLTVLGECRHDATTQAGTPATLATVPQDLRRLGTALATTPHAEASAQDLEERVSAASRPSTGQSAAWVYYFSSEDALSAYGGSGLPASVLEGAGLGNVYAEDKDAYLTISVESLLERQPHWIVLSYGLYGESQEEARARLLAEPGVQSLTAVAEGRVVLLPADASVPGPSAISGLEDLVGATQE; encoded by the coding sequence ATGACACTGACACCGTTGACCCCCACCACCTCCATGCGCCCGGTCGCGCTCCTCGGGGCCGCAGCGCTGGCACTCGGCCTGACCGCCTGCTCCCCCGGGAGGGAGCCGGGGACCGCGACGAGCGGCTACCCCGTCTCCGTCCAGGACTGCGGCGGCGACGTCACCGTGCCCGACCAGCCCTCACGCATCCTGACCGTAGGCACGGCCGCCGTCGAGCTGCTTGACGCTGCGGGGGCCTCCGACCGCATCACGGCGCGCAGCGGGGAGTTCGGCGCCCCTCTGCCCGAGGGGCTGAGCCACCCGCCCTCGGACTCCCTCATCATCAACCCCGCGGACCCCACGACCGAGGAGATCCTCGCCGCCGACCCTGACATGGTCCTGGGTTACGGGCTGTTCCAGGCCGACGCCGAGCAGCTGCGCGCCGCGGGCATCACGGTCCTGACCGTCCTGGGCGAGTGCCGCCACGACGCGACGACGCAGGCGGGCACGCCGGCGACACTGGCCACGGTCCCCCAGGACCTGCGCCGACTGGGGACCGCCCTGGCGACCACGCCCCACGCCGAGGCCTCCGCCCAGGACCTGGAGGAGCGGGTCTCGGCCGCCTCGCGCCCGAGCACGGGACAGTCGGCAGCGTGGGTGTACTACTTCTCCTCCGAGGACGCCCTGTCCGCCTACGGAGGGTCCGGGCTGCCCGCCTCCGTCCTGGAGGGAGCGGGGCTCGGGAACGTCTACGCCGAGGACAAGGACGCCTACCTGACGATCTCGGTCGAGAGCCTGCTCGAACGACAGCCGCACTGGATCGTCCTGAGCTACGGGCTGTACGGGGAGAGCCAGGAGGAGGCGCGCGCGAGGCTCCTCGCCGAGCCCGGCGTCCAGTCGCTCACCGCCGTGGCCGAGGGGCGCGTCGTGCTCCTACCCGCGGACGCCTCCGTACCCGGTCCCTCGGCGATCTCGGGCCTGGAGGACCTCGTCGGGGCGACGCAGGAGTGA
- a CDS encoding FecCD family ABC transporter permease, protein MNVSPPPAAPGRRHARDGSGTAPARRPRLVLTTLTVGLVVLSLVAVGVGQVHASPGQVVDVLLRPGGAPGGAGSSSTLETVVWQLRAPRVLAGLCVGAVLACSGAALQAVVRNDLADPYLLGISSGACLGAALVIAGGAGGVVGAVVGAGSRAEGPTVTLGAFLGALAALTLVLVLVGPGRSLSGSRLVLAGLTVGYFLSAATNLVVVLSDSRDAVRAVTFWMLGSLGRSSWADVPALAAVTLGSVGALTLRGRSLDAVGLGDDVARSLGVDPDRQRRTTAVLAALGVAAATAVAGAIGFVGLVVPHLARRLVGATHRALIPTSALLGALVLTGADALARTVLAPREIPLGILTALVGTPLLMSMLRRRSHGS, encoded by the coding sequence GTGAACGTGAGCCCACCCCCGGCCGCTCCTGGCCGTCGCCACGCCCGAGACGGGTCGGGCACCGCGCCCGCACGCCGCCCGCGGCTGGTTCTCACCACCTTGACGGTCGGTCTCGTCGTGCTGTCCCTCGTGGCCGTCGGCGTCGGCCAGGTCCACGCCTCCCCCGGGCAGGTCGTCGATGTGCTCCTGCGGCCAGGTGGTGCACCTGGCGGCGCCGGCAGCTCATCGACCCTCGAGACCGTCGTGTGGCAGCTGCGCGCCCCCAGGGTGCTCGCCGGCCTGTGCGTCGGAGCGGTGCTCGCCTGCTCAGGGGCGGCGTTGCAGGCGGTGGTTCGCAACGACCTGGCCGACCCCTATCTGCTGGGGATCTCCTCGGGGGCCTGCCTCGGTGCGGCCCTCGTCATCGCCGGAGGGGCTGGCGGGGTCGTCGGCGCCGTCGTCGGAGCCGGATCCCGCGCCGAGGGCCCGACGGTCACCCTGGGCGCCTTCCTCGGAGCGCTGGCCGCCCTGACGCTCGTCCTGGTCCTCGTCGGGCCCGGACGCAGCCTGTCCGGATCCCGCCTCGTGCTCGCCGGGCTGACGGTCGGCTACTTCTTGTCGGCGGCGACCAACCTCGTCGTCGTCCTGTCCGACAGCCGCGACGCCGTGCGGGCGGTCACCTTCTGGATGCTCGGCTCGCTGGGCCGCTCCTCGTGGGCCGACGTCCCCGCCCTGGCGGCCGTCACCCTGGGCAGTGTCGGCGCGCTCACGCTGCGGGGCCGGAGCCTGGACGCGGTCGGGCTGGGCGACGACGTCGCACGCTCCCTGGGGGTCGACCCGGACAGGCAGCGGCGCACAACCGCCGTCCTGGCGGCTCTGGGAGTCGCCGCGGCCACGGCGGTGGCGGGCGCCATCGGCTTCGTGGGCCTCGTCGTGCCCCACCTGGCCAGGCGCCTGGTCGGAGCCACCCACCGCGCGCTCATTCCCACGAGCGCGCTGCTGGGGGCGCTTGTGCTCACAGGGGCCGACGCCCTGGCGCGCACGGTCCTCGCTCCCCGGGAGATCCCTCTGGGGATCCTCACCGCGCTCGTGGGCACCCCCCTGCTCATGTCCATGCTGCGCCGCCGCTCACACGGGTCCTGA
- a CDS encoding ATP-binding cassette domain-containing protein: MRTILIMGDRPHRTTTPGPKDISTMQHLRLMRLWHGHRVLLVLLTLTGLGVAATWIGQALLTSRVFTLLVAGAGERELVPAVLALAAVLLARPVLVLVRQLLAQHAMTRVKSSVRARALTAFVRRSAVDPAVSRSGRDHAVVVDGVENLDVYLSGYLPQVGVTVLVVAAVGSVMIVVDPVVGAVAVGSTLLLQCLPRLWDRALAARGAGHWDAYQELHAEFVDSMEAMTTLVAFGADRRREAQLARASSNLLARTLGQLRLSLVESGLSGFALAAVPALVLTAVVVRGRELGAFEVFVLVLLSVELVRPLRDLASLWHAGYLGTFSGPRVLDLLDAEPAQPAVSPARSRASGNGLDGTGGGGTGPGQVGVPAGPRVLVRGLTARYPGAPAPALVDVDLELGPGLTAVVGATGSGKSTLAAVLSGLLPPERGRVEIEGGAGDLGQCVRRISLVPQDPVLLGATVGQDIALGLPRDPEARSGPQEDELLARAARTVGIGLDETEDTVTLATPVGDAGARLSGGQRQRVAVARALAQQREVLVLDEATSALDPAAESRLVEALRRQAGRTLVAITHRLDLALRAERVVVLDGGRVAEQGPPEVLLASDGALSALVAAEGSPTAPGSRAPAGSEEDAR; the protein is encoded by the coding sequence ATGAGAACCATTCTCATTATGGGTGATCGCCCGCACCGCACGACGACACCGGGACCGAAGGACATCTCGACCATGCAGCACCTGCGCCTCATGAGGCTGTGGCACGGACACCGCGTCCTGCTCGTCCTCCTGACCTTGACGGGTCTGGGGGTCGCAGCGACCTGGATCGGCCAGGCCCTGCTCACCTCGCGGGTCTTCACCCTCCTGGTCGCGGGTGCCGGTGAGCGGGAGCTGGTTCCCGCGGTCCTGGCGCTCGCGGCGGTCCTCCTGGCCCGGCCCGTCCTGGTCCTGGTCCGCCAGCTTCTTGCCCAGCACGCCATGACCCGCGTCAAGTCCTCCGTGCGTGCGCGAGCGCTGACGGCCTTCGTGCGTCGCAGCGCCGTGGACCCGGCCGTCAGCCGCAGCGGTCGGGATCACGCCGTCGTCGTCGACGGCGTGGAGAACCTCGACGTCTACCTCTCCGGCTACCTCCCGCAGGTGGGGGTCACCGTCCTGGTCGTCGCCGCGGTCGGCTCCGTCATGATCGTCGTCGACCCGGTGGTCGGTGCGGTCGCCGTGGGCTCGACCCTGCTCCTCCAGTGCCTTCCGCGCCTGTGGGACCGGGCCCTGGCGGCGCGCGGCGCAGGACACTGGGACGCCTACCAGGAGCTGCACGCGGAGTTCGTCGACTCCATGGAGGCGATGACCACCCTCGTGGCCTTCGGCGCTGACCGCCGTCGGGAGGCTCAGCTGGCCCGGGCCTCCAGCAACCTGCTCGCACGCACCCTGGGACAGCTGCGGCTGTCCCTCGTGGAGTCCGGGCTCTCCGGCTTCGCCCTGGCGGCGGTGCCGGCCCTGGTCCTCACCGCCGTCGTCGTCCGTGGGCGGGAGCTGGGAGCCTTCGAGGTCTTCGTCCTCGTCCTGCTGTCCGTCGAGCTCGTCCGCCCTCTGCGTGACCTGGCCTCGCTGTGGCACGCCGGCTACCTCGGCACCTTCTCCGGTCCTCGGGTGCTCGACCTGCTCGACGCCGAACCGGCCCAGCCCGCTGTGTCCCCCGCACGCTCCCGCGCGTCGGGCAACGGCCTCGACGGCACCGGGGGCGGTGGGACGGGCCCAGGGCAGGTGGGCGTGCCCGCCGGTCCACGGGTGCTCGTGCGTGGCCTGACCGCCCGCTACCCCGGGGCCCCGGCCCCCGCGCTGGTCGACGTCGACCTCGAGCTCGGCCCCGGCCTGACCGCCGTCGTCGGCGCGACGGGCTCGGGCAAGTCGACCCTGGCCGCCGTCCTGTCCGGCCTGCTGCCTCCCGAGCGCGGCCGGGTGGAGATCGAGGGCGGCGCAGGGGACCTGGGCCAGTGCGTCCGCAGGATCAGCCTCGTGCCGCAGGATCCCGTCCTGCTGGGGGCGACGGTCGGACAGGACATCGCCTTGGGCCTGCCGCGGGACCCTGAGGCCCGCAGCGGGCCGCAGGAGGACGAGCTCCTCGCACGGGCGGCGCGCACGGTGGGCATCGGTCTCGACGAGACCGAGGACACCGTGACCCTGGCGACACCCGTGGGCGACGCGGGGGCTCGGCTGTCCGGGGGCCAGCGCCAGCGCGTGGCCGTGGCCCGCGCGCTGGCCCAGCAGCGCGAGGTCCTCGTCCTGGATGAGGCGACCTCCGCCCTCGACCCGGCCGCAGAGAGCCGGCTCGTCGAGGCCCTGCGCAGGCAGGCGGGGCGCACCCTCGTCGCCATCACGCACCGCCTTGACCTGGCGCTGCGTGCTGAGCGGGTCGTCGTCCTCGACGGGGGAAGGGTGGCTGAGCAGGGGCCGCCCGAGGTGCTCCTGGCCTCTGACGGCGCGCTCAGCGCGCTGGTGGCTGCCGAGGGAAGCCCGACCGCGCCTGGATCCCGGGCACCCGCCGGCTCTGAGGAGGACGCCAGATGA
- a CDS encoding amino acid ABC transporter ATP-binding/permease protein — protein MTGDAVASPRQAHSGTEAPGIVGLLGPILAMSRHLRGHRRLFLTVVLTVWAGLILSVTTVMLSVAAASALASSPSGDGADEAARTAAALCAGVTVLGLLAWFEQWFAHVLAYRVIDTIRLRVHRAIARLAPLGLAHRRSGETVAAAMTDVESLEWFYAHTAAQVLAGCAACVTVAGACLAWLGPEALIVPAAQALVVAVPVLLLPRAARQGARLRAAVAELSAHALAARAHARETVLLDRLGAVSQETHALTRRVQEARRALAVRAGTEQALIEVLSVGVVLLMLRVATDSASRGGLAPGAVPVVVALAGMSLVPATAVTGALGRLGETSAAARRVDELITTPGLRPTAPESPGPGAQVSTGSATGRQEASLRVNGLRVRYPGASRPVLDGLDLEVRPGETLAVVGASGEGKTTLALCLARLVAPEAGRIVLGGVDVAQEDPERTRERLVLVTQHTDVLRASVRDNLLCPEAPDDQVWQALTRARLADRVRALPEGLDTVLAERGAAWSGGERQRLGLARGLLRDPEVLVLDEPTAGLDARTENEFLQALAEGRRGRTTVVVTHRRAVMRACDRVVVVEAGAVVAAGDHAHLLRTSSAYRAVLDEAQEAPDAPAPGGEPVRGQVPAEPTADAEKHERR, from the coding sequence ATGACCGGTGACGCCGTCGCCTCGCCTCGGCAGGCGCATTCCGGGACCGAGGCTCCCGGCATCGTCGGCCTGCTCGGGCCGATCCTGGCCATGAGCAGGCACCTGCGTGGTCATCGCAGGCTGTTCCTCACCGTCGTCCTCACCGTGTGGGCGGGACTCATCCTGTCGGTCACCACCGTCATGCTCTCGGTGGCGGCCGCCTCGGCCCTTGCCTCCAGCCCCTCAGGTGACGGTGCCGACGAGGCGGCCCGGACCGCCGCGGCCCTGTGCGCGGGCGTCACCGTCCTGGGGCTGCTGGCCTGGTTCGAGCAGTGGTTCGCCCACGTGCTGGCCTACCGGGTCATCGACACCATCCGCCTGCGGGTCCATCGTGCGATCGCCCGCCTTGCCCCTCTCGGACTGGCCCACCGGCGCTCTGGTGAGACCGTGGCCGCGGCGATGACCGACGTCGAGAGCCTGGAGTGGTTCTACGCGCACACCGCGGCCCAGGTGCTGGCCGGCTGCGCCGCCTGCGTGACGGTCGCCGGAGCCTGCCTGGCCTGGCTCGGGCCGGAGGCCCTCATCGTCCCCGCGGCCCAGGCCCTGGTCGTGGCGGTGCCCGTCCTCCTCCTGCCGCGAGCGGCGCGTCAGGGCGCCCGGCTGCGTGCCGCGGTGGCGGAGCTGTCCGCCCACGCCCTGGCCGCCCGTGCCCATGCCCGGGAGACGGTGCTGCTGGACCGCCTCGGTGCCGTGTCGCAGGAGACCCACGCGCTCACCCGCCGGGTCCAGGAGGCCCGACGCGCCCTGGCCGTCAGGGCCGGGACCGAGCAGGCGCTCATCGAGGTCCTCTCCGTGGGAGTCGTCCTCCTCATGCTGCGTGTCGCCACCGACTCGGCCTCCCGGGGCGGGCTCGCCCCCGGCGCGGTGCCCGTCGTCGTCGCCCTGGCCGGGATGAGCCTTGTCCCGGCCACCGCCGTGACCGGGGCGCTCGGCCGCCTGGGTGAGACCTCCGCTGCCGCGCGCCGTGTCGACGAGCTCATCACCACCCCGGGTCTGCGACCGACGGCCCCCGAGAGCCCGGGGCCCGGCGCCCAGGTGAGCACCGGGTCGGCCACCGGGCGCCAGGAGGCCTCCCTGAGGGTGAACGGCCTGCGGGTGCGCTACCCGGGCGCCTCCCGCCCGGTCCTCGACGGGCTCGACCTCGAGGTCCGCCCCGGCGAGACCCTGGCGGTCGTCGGGGCCAGCGGGGAGGGCAAGACGACCCTGGCCCTGTGCCTGGCCCGCCTCGTGGCCCCCGAGGCCGGCCGCATCGTCCTGGGAGGAGTCGACGTCGCCCAGGAGGACCCCGAGCGCACCCGCGAGCGCCTCGTCCTCGTCACCCAGCACACCGACGTCCTCAGGGCATCGGTGCGAGACAACCTGCTGTGCCCCGAGGCCCCGGACGATCAGGTGTGGCAGGCCCTCACGCGCGCACGGCTGGCCGACCGCGTCCGGGCCCTGCCCGAGGGCCTGGACACGGTGCTCGCTGAGCGCGGGGCGGCCTGGTCGGGAGGAGAGCGGCAGCGCCTGGGACTGGCCCGTGGACTGCTGCGCGACCCTGAGGTGCTCGTACTCGACGAGCCCACAGCGGGTCTTGACGCCCGCACGGAGAACGAGTTCCTCCAGGCGCTGGCCGAGGGGCGGCGCGGACGCACGACGGTCGTCGTCACGCACCGGCGCGCCGTCATGAGGGCCTGTGACCGGGTGGTCGTCGTCGAGGCGGGTGCGGTGGTGGCCGCGGGGGACCACGCGCACCTGCTGCGCACGAGCAGCGCCTACCGTGCGGTGCTCGACGAGGCGCAGGAGGCGCCCGATGCGCCGGCGCCCGGCGGTGAACCGGTGCGCGGCCAGGTGCCTGCCGAGCCCACCGCTGACGCCGAGAAGCATGAAAGGAGGTGA
- a CDS encoding YcaO-like family protein, with translation MTGIEIRPLEPGRCVLSVGENHHVADLPAQVAELAVAAWTLGRDDLVAPDAAKALAPLRRLLSEQAGRCPAGVPRGPAPVPRPGLRVVLSGERGMVEALERRSHPQDSVEVVAWSGARAVVNRAFALRRLLMVAVRGAREADLVDVDRMCHDMRVPWLPVELVRARMWVGPLVTPGVGASYEDAACRRLAAAREPRVHRVLRTPPAGGDQGPAPEELWPVLDVVLDLAAQACSALADADQELAPGDLLHELALSAAAPWPDAPSGAGQETPAVEHLRHPVLPVAHRRTRHRHHVPEDLLDERTGLVLRVREVRHDRRVPAALVTRQADVGDIRAVSPWANNILCQGSSFGDPRAARDAALGESVERYCGNVLDTLPVTWASYRELRRRGVPALDPRELVLYSRAQYEAPGFPFVPLTRGLRVHWVPGRRLGDGSEVLVPASMVYVNWFSAGFAAAPPTNFCAFAGIAAGPDEDFAVAGALEEIIERHATMVWWLNAHPLAEVSGLAAPALDPPLRVAYLSLDNEFGVPVAAAVVHDDEAGLVNIGFSARPRLADAASKALTEALTLQEGSRDLLRADGRHWKVMADGELNGRAFKPWRADRRYLDDFRADMHDCDDLMVQQQVYLDPRAAARMSHLLEPGLRRPPAQDPQDGDRSAERYRRALERQGVDAIVVDITTSDVASTGMRVVRVIAPGTVGNAPAAFPFLGRRRVQDIAVELGWRSTPLEEDELNYFPMPHA, from the coding sequence GTGACCGGCATTGAGATCCGTCCCCTGGAACCGGGGCGCTGCGTGCTGTCCGTGGGCGAGAACCACCACGTCGCCGACCTGCCCGCCCAGGTCGCCGAGCTGGCTGTCGCCGCCTGGACCCTGGGGCGCGACGACCTCGTGGCCCCGGACGCGGCCAAGGCCCTCGCGCCGCTGCGGCGTCTGCTCAGTGAGCAGGCAGGACGCTGCCCGGCCGGTGTGCCGCGCGGGCCTGCGCCTGTCCCTCGGCCCGGGCTGCGGGTCGTGCTCAGCGGTGAGCGGGGCATGGTCGAGGCGCTGGAGCGGCGCAGCCACCCGCAGGACTCCGTCGAGGTGGTCGCGTGGAGCGGGGCGCGCGCGGTGGTCAACCGGGCCTTCGCCCTGCGTCGCCTCCTCATGGTCGCCGTGCGTGGCGCGCGCGAGGCCGACCTGGTCGACGTCGACCGCATGTGCCATGACATGCGGGTCCCGTGGCTGCCCGTCGAGCTCGTTCGGGCTCGGATGTGGGTGGGTCCCCTCGTCACCCCTGGGGTGGGCGCCTCCTACGAGGACGCGGCCTGCCGGCGTCTGGCCGCCGCCCGCGAGCCGCGCGTCCACCGGGTGCTGCGGACCCCGCCCGCCGGAGGGGACCAGGGGCCGGCTCCCGAGGAGCTGTGGCCTGTGCTCGACGTCGTGCTCGACCTCGCCGCGCAGGCCTGCTCGGCCCTGGCCGACGCCGACCAGGAGCTGGCCCCCGGGGACCTGCTCCACGAGCTCGCCCTGTCCGCCGCCGCCCCGTGGCCCGACGCGCCGTCAGGGGCCGGGCAGGAGACCCCTGCGGTCGAGCACCTGCGCCATCCGGTCCTTCCGGTGGCGCACCGGCGCACCCGTCACCGCCACCACGTGCCCGAGGACCTTCTCGACGAGCGGACGGGCCTGGTGCTGCGCGTGCGCGAGGTGCGTCATGACCGGCGTGTGCCCGCCGCCCTGGTCACGCGGCAGGCGGACGTGGGGGACATCCGCGCGGTGAGCCCGTGGGCGAACAACATCCTGTGCCAGGGGTCGTCCTTCGGGGATCCGCGGGCGGCTCGTGACGCGGCCCTGGGGGAGTCGGTCGAGCGTTACTGCGGCAACGTCCTGGACACCCTGCCGGTGACCTGGGCCTCCTACCGGGAGCTGCGACGTCGTGGGGTTCCGGCGCTCGACCCGCGCGAGCTCGTTCTGTACTCCAGGGCCCAGTACGAGGCTCCGGGCTTCCCCTTCGTCCCCCTGACCCGGGGCCTGCGCGTGCACTGGGTGCCTGGGCGACGGCTCGGCGACGGCTCGGAGGTGCTCGTCCCGGCGTCGATGGTCTACGTCAACTGGTTCTCGGCGGGGTTCGCCGCGGCGCCCCCGACGAACTTCTGCGCCTTCGCGGGGATCGCCGCCGGCCCGGACGAGGACTTCGCCGTGGCCGGGGCGCTCGAGGAGATCATCGAGAGGCACGCGACGATGGTCTGGTGGCTCAACGCCCACCCCCTTGCCGAGGTCAGCGGCCTGGCCGCCCCCGCCCTCGACCCTCCCCTGCGGGTGGCCTACCTCAGCCTCGACAACGAGTTCGGGGTTCCCGTGGCGGCCGCCGTCGTCCACGACGACGAGGCCGGGCTGGTCAACATAGGGTTCAGTGCGCGCCCACGTCTGGCGGACGCCGCCTCCAAGGCCCTCACGGAGGCCCTCACGCTTCAGGAGGGGTCGCGAGACCTCCTGCGCGCCGACGGCAGGCACTGGAAGGTCATGGCCGACGGCGAGCTCAACGGCAGGGCGTTCAAGCCCTGGCGTGCAGACCGGCGCTATCTCGATGACTTCCGTGCGGACATGCACGACTGCGACGACCTCATGGTCCAGCAGCAGGTCTACCTCGACCCGCGTGCGGCCGCCCGGATGTCGCACCTGCTGGAGCCCGGCCTCCGCCGCCCGCCCGCGCAGGATCCGCAGGACGGCGATCGGTCCGCCGAGCGCTACCGCCGTGCCCTGGAGCGGCAGGGCGTCGACGCGATCGTCGTCGACATCACGACCTCTGACGTCGCCAGCACCGGAATGCGCGTCGTGCGGGTCATCGCCCCGGGGACCGTGGGCAACGCCCCGGCAGCCTTCCCGTTCCTGGGCCGTCGTCGGGTCCAGGACATCGCCGTCGAGCTGGGCTGGCGCTCCACGCCCCTGGAGGAGGACGAGCTCAACTACTTCCCGATGCCGCACGCATGA
- a CDS encoding YcaO-like family protein: protein MSGEALRGLRAVRLRHGPPLPAGFRHLQVEMPPAPGVDRQAVVVDLARAEDHRLVLAAVARHWWSADHGQLDTCTASAAELDAQGQAFLDVGRLGLVDPALLTEPGCPLRPPDPGRRHTWVRAERLGAAPTRGWVPYSLALPLSYETRPGEPRTHPPLLAGLGAGTGVCQATARAWEALRVEDALWLWWSDPWRTPPEPVEPDPEAARLWEAEGLEVRLAALPDSLGGKVALALVDDGRVAAVGGGPGTGRRGQREAVARALWQLVVARALSDPHDALHRTSAHALVPFRPEGDYLRCAGPRRRRLLDPLGHVQLLLDPVVREEVLRRAEPRSAAGRPSTAAQARRAVGAGGQGAAAGRPGEAGPGGEGGDGAVPEPEDLPLGEAWVIRLGPPADQDLTDESMACVRLLVPGASSLPLGAFPPHPHVAASARLRLRRRAEAEAVPFPGATDPPGAGPRSRPGPGQGGEPLPFPGW, encoded by the coding sequence ATGAGCGGGGAGGCGCTGCGGGGGCTCAGGGCGGTTCGCCTGCGGCACGGGCCGCCCCTGCCCGCCGGGTTCCGGCACCTGCAGGTCGAGATGCCCCCGGCCCCGGGGGTCGACCGTCAGGCGGTGGTCGTCGACCTCGCCCGGGCCGAGGACCACCGGCTCGTCCTGGCCGCCGTCGCCCGGCACTGGTGGTCGGCCGACCACGGGCAGCTGGACACGTGCACCGCCTCGGCGGCAGAGCTCGATGCCCAGGGGCAGGCCTTCCTCGACGTGGGACGGCTCGGGCTGGTCGATCCCGCGCTGCTGACCGAGCCGGGCTGCCCGCTCCGGCCCCCCGACCCCGGGCGCAGGCACACCTGGGTGCGGGCCGAGCGGCTGGGCGCGGCCCCGACCCGGGGCTGGGTGCCCTACTCGCTGGCCCTCCCCCTGTCCTACGAGACCCGTCCGGGTGAGCCCCGCACGCACCCGCCCCTTCTCGCCGGCCTGGGGGCGGGTACAGGGGTCTGCCAGGCGACGGCCCGGGCCTGGGAGGCCCTGCGCGTCGAGGACGCGCTGTGGCTCTGGTGGTCTGACCCGTGGCGCACGCCTCCTGAGCCCGTCGAGCCCGACCCGGAGGCGGCGCGGCTGTGGGAGGCGGAGGGACTCGAGGTCCGCCTCGCCGCCCTGCCCGACTCCCTGGGCGGGAAGGTGGCGCTCGCCCTCGTCGACGACGGCCGCGTGGCGGCCGTGGGAGGAGGGCCTGGGACCGGGCGGCGGGGCCAGCGCGAGGCCGTCGCGCGGGCACTGTGGCAGCTGGTCGTCGCTCGGGCGCTGTCGGACCCGCACGACGCCCTGCACCGCACCAGCGCCCACGCTCTCGTCCCGTTCCGGCCGGAGGGGGACTACCTGCGGTGCGCGGGCCCGCGACGACGTCGGCTCCTGGATCCCTTGGGTCACGTCCAGCTGCTGCTTGACCCGGTCGTGCGTGAGGAGGTCCTGCGGCGCGCCGAGCCGCGCAGCGCCGCTGGCCGTCCCTCGACAGCGGCGCAGGCGCGCCGTGCCGTCGGCGCGGGGGGCCAGGGGGCGGCCGCCGGTCGGCCGGGAGAGGCGGGTCCCGGCGGTGAGGGCGGTGACGGAGCGGTGCCCGAACCTGAGGACCTCCCGCTGGGTGAGGCGTGGGTCATCCGTCTGGGGCCGCCTGCTGACCAGGACCTGACCGACGAGTCGATGGCATGCGTGCGCCTGCTCGTCCCGGGAGCCAGCAGCCTGCCCCTGGGGGCGTTCCCACCGCATCCCCACGTGGCGGCCTCGGCACGCCTGAGGCTCCGGCGGCGGGCTGAGGCGGAGGCGGTCCCGTTCCCGGGTGCGACCGACCCTCCGGGCGCCGGCCCACGGTCTCGTCCGGGTCCAGGTCAGGGGGGCGAGCCCCTGCCCTTCCCCGGCTGGTGA